In the Bacillota bacterium genome, CTTTCCATTCCTGATACTCTAATGCAAATTCATATGATGCCAGATGACCAAGTGAAGAATATTTATCAATTCTTTTAAACTCATTTTCCAGCAAATTAATTCTTTTCCCCCATCCAGTTTCATCATACCAAGCTAAATCTTTAACAGGCGCGTTATAGATAATTAACTCGGGATATTTTTTCTTAACAATCCCTAAAAACGTTAAATAAGCCCTATACTGGTGATAATGTGAAGCAACTAGTATTATTTTTCTCCATTTGTTTTCAATAGCTAAATTGACTATTTCTTGAGCTTGTTCGAGAGTATTGGTCGATTTTCTTTCATGGAGAATTTTATTCTCAGGTATTCCTGCATCCTTAAAATGGGG is a window encoding:
- a CDS encoding YdcF family protein translates to MITTREQYIILVDNDIIKPSDAIVILEGDGWYRIKRAVEIYNQGMSDLIVFSGEIDDPAYGSFPLTKILPHFKDAGIPENKILHERKSTNTLEQAQEIVNLAIENKWRKIILVASHYHQYRAYLTFLGIVKKKYPELIIYNAPVKDLAWYDETGWGKRINLLENEFKRIDKYSSLGHLASYEFALEYQEWKEKQV